In a single window of the Verrucomicrobiia bacterium genome:
- a CDS encoding PQQ-binding-like beta-propeller repeat protein, with protein sequence MRTPLIHFALATLFIGTVCARGSDWPQFRGPTHDGSSPEKILETWPASGLAEIWKVPLTDGFSSFAVADGKAFTLVTREVEGANQEVCVALDAKTGKELWAMPLGIAKYDGGGGSGASGNDGGDGPRSTPSYNHGKVYTYSSRMVLNCFDAETGKLAWSVDMIKEHNGRNIHWENAASPLIEGDLVYVAGGGSSEALIAFNKNDGKVVWKGENDGLTQSTPIAATIQGDRQVIFFTQTGLVSVEPKTGSVLWRFPFQFKTSTAISPVVSGDIVYCSAAYGVGAGACRISKADGKFTATELWKQRANVIQSHWATPVCHDGYLYGLFGQAKFAKAPLECVEMSTGKVLWSQEGFGPGGLTLVDGHVMVLSDAGDLVMVKATPDAYTETARSHILAGKCWNVAAISDGEVFARSTKEGVCLKVAP encoded by the coding sequence ATGAGAACCCCACTGATACACTTCGCCCTGGCCACACTTTTCATCGGAACGGTTTGCGCGCGCGGCTCGGATTGGCCGCAATTTCGCGGGCCAACTCATGATGGCAGCAGTCCGGAAAAAATTCTTGAGACGTGGCCGGCGTCCGGCCTCGCTGAAATTTGGAAAGTGCCGCTGACGGATGGTTTCAGTTCATTCGCGGTGGCGGATGGAAAGGCATTCACTTTGGTGACGCGCGAAGTGGAAGGCGCGAACCAGGAAGTGTGCGTAGCGCTCGATGCCAAGACCGGCAAGGAACTATGGGCGATGCCGCTGGGCATCGCAAAATATGACGGCGGCGGCGGCAGTGGCGCTTCGGGCAATGACGGCGGCGACGGACCGCGCTCCACGCCATCGTATAATCACGGCAAAGTCTATACCTATTCGTCGCGCATGGTGTTGAATTGTTTTGATGCGGAGACGGGCAAGCTCGCGTGGTCGGTGGATATGATCAAGGAGCACAATGGCCGTAACATCCATTGGGAAAATGCGGCGTCGCCATTGATCGAAGGCGATTTGGTTTACGTCGCGGGCGGCGGTTCCAGTGAGGCGTTGATCGCATTCAACAAAAATGACGGCAAGGTCGTGTGGAAAGGTGAGAATGACGGATTGACGCAATCCACTCCGATCGCCGCGACCATCCAGGGCGACCGCCAGGTGATTTTCTTTACCCAAACGGGACTCGTTTCCGTGGAACCAAAAACCGGTTCGGTGCTGTGGCGGTTTCCATTCCAGTTCAAAACTTCGACGGCGATTTCACCAGTGGTTTCCGGGGACATCGTGTATTGCTCGGCGGCCTATGGCGTCGGAGCGGGCGCGTGCAGGATTTCCAAAGCCGACGGCAAATTCACCGCGACCGAACTTTGGAAGCAGCGGGCGAATGTCATCCAGAGCCATTGGGCGACGCCGGTTTGCCACGACGGTTATTTGTACGGCTTGTTTGGCCAGGCGAAATTTGCGAAAGCGCCTTTGGAATGCGTGGAGATGTCCACGGGCAAAGTCTTGTGGTCGCAGGAGGGTTTCGGACCGGGCGGCCTCACGCTGGTGGATGGGCACGTCATGGTGCTCAGCGATGCCGGTGATCTCGTGATGGTGAAAGCCACGCCGGATGCCTACACCGAAACCGCGCGCAGCCATATCCTCGCGGGTAAATGTTGGAACGTGGCGGCGATCAGCGACGGAGAAGTTTTTGCGCGCAGCACGAAGGAAGGTGTGTGCCTGAAAGTCGCGCCGTAA
- a CDS encoding ParA family protein, which produces MPTKIIAVANQKGGVGKTTTAVNLAACLAADGKRILLFDLDPQANATSGLGLEKTEGGSAYRPLLGEGTLMEKILPTAFERLEVIPSEVDLCGADIEMARSENHLQRVAMALKPVIEANRFDFVIIDCPPSLGILTLNAFAAADGLVVPLQCEYYALEGISMVNRIIGQLRDNGVNARLELIGIVMTMYDGRTKLAQQVVSEVQEHFRELVFETMIPRTTKLAEAPSFGKPIIYYDAYNQAAAAYEMLAQEFLKRVSN; this is translated from the coding sequence GTGCCAACGAAAATCATAGCGGTCGCAAATCAAAAAGGCGGCGTGGGCAAGACCACCACGGCGGTCAATCTCGCGGCGTGCCTGGCCGCGGACGGGAAACGCATCCTGCTTTTCGACCTCGATCCGCAGGCCAACGCCACCAGCGGCCTCGGCCTGGAAAAGACCGAGGGCGGCAGCGCGTATCGCCCGCTGCTGGGCGAAGGCACGCTGATGGAGAAAATTTTGCCAACCGCTTTTGAACGGCTGGAAGTCATCCCGAGCGAAGTGGATTTGTGCGGCGCGGATATTGAAATGGCGCGTTCAGAAAATCATTTGCAGCGCGTGGCGATGGCTTTGAAGCCAGTCATAGAAGCGAACCGGTTTGATTTCGTGATCATAGATTGTCCGCCGTCGCTCGGAATTTTGACGTTGAATGCGTTCGCCGCGGCGGATGGCCTGGTCGTGCCGTTGCAATGCGAGTATTACGCGCTCGAAGGCATTTCGATGGTCAATCGCATCATCGGGCAGTTGCGCGACAATGGAGTGAACGCGCGGCTGGAACTGATCGGTATCGTGATGACGATGTATGATGGACGGACGAAGCTCGCGCAACAGGTCGTGAGCGAGGTGCAGGAACATTTTCGCGAATTGGTTTTTGAAACGATGATTCCGCGTACGACGAAACTGGCCGAAGCGCCGAGTTTCGGAAAGCCGATCATCTATTACGATGCTTACAATCAAGCGGCGGCGGCGTATGAAATGCTGGCGCAAGAGTTCTTAAAGCGGGTTTCGAATTGA
- the raiA gene encoding ribosome-associated translation inhibitor RaiA: MKLILTTHNVTLTKSLEDHILVRIDKLEHFDRFAINARVTLDHDSTKAPARQFKCSMRLGVPGPDLFAEDSEADMYAAIDLVTKKIEQQIRKRQSKFKARKHTDGSRSKRSRQEAEM, translated from the coding sequence ATGAAATTGATTCTTACCACGCACAACGTGACCCTCACCAAGTCTCTGGAAGACCATATCTTGGTCCGCATTGATAAGCTCGAACACTTCGACCGCTTCGCCATCAATGCCCGCGTGACCCTCGACCATGACTCCACCAAGGCGCCTGCCCGCCAGTTCAAATGCTCCATGCGCCTGGGCGTTCCCGGCCCCGATTTGTTTGCCGAGGACAGCGAGGCCGACATGTATGCCGCGATTGATCTCGTGACCAAAAAAATCGAGCAGCAGATCCGCAAACGCCAAAGCAAATTCAAGGCGCGCAAGCACACCGATGGCTCGCGCTCCAAACGCAGCCGGCAGGAAGCGGAAATGTAA
- a CDS encoding amidohydrolase family protein, whose amino-acid sequence MPPNKSPSPKASVVVLRARVVLTISAPLIENGAVVVTGNRIASVGRWTDTTIPTGANIIDLGETILLPGLVNAHCHLDYTAMAGQLPPPRTFVDWIQLMMASKSGWIFSDFAESWLDGAKMLLRTGTTTVGDIEMAPELLPDVWSATPLRVFSFLEMTGVKSRRPPREILREALDKIASLPSGSRRVGLSPHAPYSTSPALLRLSAQVARRHRLRLVVHVAESEQEMEMFTNGSGKMHHWLSRNGRDMSDCGIGSPVQHLERQGLLSRNLMAVHVNYLAPGDAELLAKRKVSVCHCPRSHAYFKHHAFPLSEFAAAGVNICLGTDSLASVHGPRKEPLELNMFTEMHEIASAHPTLTPETILRMATVNGALALGMKNRVGELSAKSLADMIAIPHAGKIGDSASAAVHHRGDVFASMIGGNWAIALGQKPAEAATALAT is encoded by the coding sequence ATGCCGCCTAACAAAAGCCCTTCGCCCAAGGCTTCCGTTGTGGTGTTGCGCGCGCGCGTGGTGCTGACGATTTCTGCTCCGCTCATCGAGAACGGTGCGGTAGTAGTGACCGGCAATCGGATTGCTTCGGTCGGACGCTGGACGGACACGACGATTCCCACTGGCGCAAATATTATTGATCTCGGTGAAACCATTCTTTTGCCCGGGCTCGTGAATGCGCATTGCCACCTTGATTATACTGCAATGGCGGGCCAGCTTCCGCCGCCGCGCACGTTCGTTGATTGGATTCAACTGATGATGGCGAGCAAGTCGGGTTGGATTTTTTCCGACTTCGCCGAATCATGGCTGGATGGCGCGAAGATGCTTTTGCGAACCGGCACGACCACCGTCGGCGACATCGAAATGGCACCCGAATTATTGCCTGACGTTTGGAGCGCGACACCTTTGCGCGTGTTTTCGTTTCTTGAGATGACCGGCGTCAAAAGCCGGCGTCCGCCGCGCGAAATCCTTCGTGAGGCGCTCGATAAAATCGCCTCGCTGCCCTCCGGCAGCCGGCGCGTCGGGCTCTCTCCGCACGCGCCGTACTCGACCTCGCCCGCGTTGTTGCGATTATCGGCGCAAGTTGCGCGGCGCCATCGCCTGCGGCTGGTTGTCCATGTTGCGGAATCTGAACAGGAGATGGAAATGTTCACGAACGGCAGTGGCAAAATGCACCATTGGCTTTCGCGCAACGGCCGCGACATGTCCGATTGCGGCATCGGTTCGCCGGTTCAGCATCTCGAACGACAAGGCTTGCTCAGCCGCAATCTCATGGCCGTGCATGTGAATTATCTTGCGCCCGGCGATGCCGAGTTGCTCGCCAAACGCAAAGTCAGCGTCTGCCATTGCCCGCGCAGCCACGCGTATTTCAAACATCACGCATTCCCGCTCTCCGAATTCGCCGCGGCGGGAGTCAATATCTGCTTGGGCACGGACAGTCTCGCCAGCGTTCACGGCCCGCGCAAGGAGCCGCTGGAATTGAATATGTTCACGGAGATGCACGAAATCGCGTCCGCCCATCCGACGCTTACGCCCGAAACTATTCTGCGCATGGCGACGGTCAATGGCGCGCTGGCTCTCGGCATGAAAAATCGCGTGGGCGAATTGTCCGCAAAATCTTTGGCGGATATGATCGCCATCCCGCACGCCGGAAAAATTGGCGACAGCGCGTCCGCCGCGGTGCATCATCGCGGCGATGTTTTCGCCAGCATGATTGGCGGCAACTGGGCCATCGCTCTCGGCCAAAAACCTGCTGAAGCGGCAACCGCGCTTGCGACGTGA
- the bioF gene encoding 8-amino-7-oxononanoate synthase, producing the protein MNEFDAELQRRLGEIRRQDLHRELRRVDSPQSARLQISGREFLNFSSNDYLGLANHPRLIEASVEGARRYGSGSGASRLICGSLACHHELEAALAAFKGTEAALSFSSGYTAAIGTIGALAGKDDVIVLDKLVHASIVDAARLSGAKLRIFAHNDLNNLEEILRWADQRASPASDVRQRTLIVTESVFSMDGDLAPLKEIVALKEKHGAWLMVDEAHATGLFGKHRRGVAEELGVSDGIEIQMGTLGKALGASGGYIAGSRALIEYLINRARSFIFSTAPVPAAAAAARAAVELVQSDEGLARRNLLWSLISELKTGLAKNGWPLSDTHSAIIPLIIGAEADAVKTATALRDAGIFVPAIRYPTVARGQARLRVTLTAAHSPADVTRLLSALAPLATQPHPASSHA; encoded by the coding sequence GTGAACGAATTCGACGCCGAACTCCAGCGCCGGCTCGGTGAAATCCGGCGGCAGGATCTTCATCGCGAATTGCGCCGCGTGGACTCGCCGCAATCGGCGCGCCTGCAAATTTCCGGGCGCGAATTTCTCAATTTTTCCTCGAACGATTATCTCGGACTCGCGAACCATCCGCGTTTGATTGAGGCGTCCGTCGAAGGCGCGCGGCGTTATGGCTCCGGCTCGGGCGCATCGCGTTTGATTTGCGGTTCGCTCGCGTGCCATCACGAATTGGAAGCCGCGCTCGCCGCTTTCAAAGGAACCGAAGCCGCGCTGTCTTTTTCTTCCGGTTATACCGCTGCCATCGGCACCATTGGCGCGCTCGCCGGTAAGGACGATGTCATCGTTCTCGATAAACTCGTTCACGCTTCCATTGTAGATGCCGCGCGCCTCTCCGGGGCCAAGCTTCGCATCTTTGCGCACAACGATCTCAACAACCTCGAAGAAATTTTGCGTTGGGCCGATCAACGCGCCTCCCCTGCGTCGGATGTTCGTCAACGTACATTGATCGTCACCGAAAGTGTTTTCTCGATGGATGGCGATCTCGCGCCGCTCAAGGAAATCGTCGCGCTAAAAGAAAAACATGGCGCGTGGCTGATGGTGGATGAGGCGCATGCGACGGGTTTGTTTGGCAAGCATCGGCGGGGAGTGGCGGAGGAACTTGGCGTTTCTGACGGCATCGAGATTCAAATGGGCACGCTCGGCAAAGCCCTGGGCGCATCCGGCGGATACATCGCGGGCTCGCGGGCGTTGATCGAATATTTAATCAATCGCGCGCGCAGTTTTATTTTTTCCACCGCGCCCGTTCCCGCCGCCGCCGCCGCCGCGCGCGCCGCCGTTGAACTTGTCCAATCCGATGAAGGGCTTGCCCGCCGCAACTTACTTTGGTCGCTCATCAGCGAATTGAAAACCGGCTTGGCCAAAAACGGCTGGCCGTTGAGCGACACGCACAGCGCGATCATTCCGCTTATTATCGGAGCTGAAGCCGACGCTGTGAAAACGGCTACCGCTTTGCGCGACGCCGGAATTTTTGTTCCCGCGATTCGCTACCCCACGGTCGCGCGCGGGCAGGCGCGTTTGCGGGTCACGCTTACCGCCGCGCATTCGCCAGCGGATGTCACGCGGCTTTTGTCCGCGCTTGCGCCGCTAGCCACTCAACCTCATCCCGCTTCCTCGCATGCCTGA
- the bioA gene encoding adenosylmethionine--8-amino-7-oxononanoate transaminase, giving the protein MPDFAKLDQRYVWHPFTQMRDWLKREPIVIESGDGAVLRDTRGREYLDANSSIWTNLHGHNHPKLNTAIKKQLGKVAHTSALGFANEPASLLAEKLIKAAALPNGVKISPADRKSKIVNRKLTKVFFSDDGSTAMEVALKLAYAYAHRTGRPNPKFLSLEGAYHGDTAGAVSLGHIDLFHKAYAGLLFKTDRVMSPYCYRCPFNRAKPECADARDYRRCKFECVDLVENKFARQKKRGNPYAAFVVEPLMQGAAGMIPQPQGWLRRVAEITRANKAQLIADEVMTGFGRTGVRNSALFASHQENVQPDFLALAKGMTGGYLPMAATLTTQAVFDAFLGEYSEFKTFFHGHSFTANQLGAAAANASLDLLQSESSVRARQQLQQTLEKELAALWTLPEVGDIRQVGLVAGIELVKNWRTREPFDLRERAGIRVCNALAQRGVLTRPIGNVIVVMPPYCTTKIQLKKIVGALAESISEALSH; this is encoded by the coding sequence ATGCCTGATTTCGCCAAACTCGATCAGCGTTATGTCTGGCATCCTTTCACGCAAATGCGCGATTGGCTCAAACGCGAACCCATTGTCATCGAGTCCGGCGACGGCGCGGTCCTGCGCGACACCCGCGGTCGCGAATATCTCGACGCCAATTCCTCGATCTGGACCAATCTTCACGGCCACAATCATCCCAAACTCAATACCGCGATCAAAAAACAACTCGGCAAAGTCGCGCATACTTCGGCGTTGGGATTCGCCAACGAACCCGCATCGCTCCTGGCGGAAAAATTGATCAAGGCTGCCGCCCTGCCCAATGGCGTAAAAATTTCCCCTGCGGATCGTAAATCGAAAATCGTAAATCGTAAATTAACGAAAGTTTTTTTCTCCGACGACGGTTCAACGGCGATGGAAGTCGCCTTAAAACTCGCCTACGCGTATGCCCACCGCACTGGGCGGCCCAATCCCAAATTTCTTTCCCTCGAAGGCGCGTATCACGGCGATACGGCCGGCGCGGTCAGTCTCGGCCACATTGATCTTTTTCACAAAGCTTACGCCGGACTTTTGTTCAAGACCGACCGCGTGATGTCGCCCTATTGTTATCGCTGCCCGTTCAACCGCGCCAAACCCGAGTGCGCCGATGCCCGCGACTATCGCCGCTGTAAATTTGAGTGCGTTGACCTGGTCGAAAATAAATTCGCGCGCCAAAAAAAACGAGGCAATCCGTACGCCGCCTTTGTTGTCGAACCGCTCATGCAAGGCGCCGCCGGAATGATTCCCCAACCCCAAGGTTGGCTCAGGCGCGTAGCTGAAATCACGCGCGCCAACAAAGCCCAACTCATCGCCGACGAAGTCATGACCGGTTTCGGACGAACGGGAGTCCGAAATTCGGCACTCTTCGCCTCTCATCAAGAAAACGTGCAGCCCGATTTTCTCGCGCTCGCGAAAGGAATGACCGGCGGCTATTTACCGATGGCGGCGACGCTCACAACGCAAGCCGTCTTTGATGCTTTTCTTGGCGAGTATTCCGAGTTCAAAACATTTTTCCACGGCCACAGTTTCACCGCGAACCAACTCGGCGCCGCCGCCGCGAATGCCAGCCTCGATTTGCTGCAAAGCGAAAGTTCGGTTCGCGCTCGTCAGCAACTTCAACAAACATTGGAAAAAGAATTGGCCGCGTTATGGACTTTGCCCGAGGTCGGCGACATCCGCCAAGTCGGCCTCGTCGCGGGAATTGAATTGGTGAAAAACTGGCGGACGCGCGAGCCGTTTGATCTTCGCGAACGCGCGGGCATTCGCGTTTGCAATGCGCTTGCCCAACGCGGCGTGCTGACGCGTCCCATCGGCAACGTGATCGTCGTGATGCCTCCTTATTGCACCACGAAAATTCAGTTAAAAAAAATCGTGGGTGCGTTGGCCGAGTCCATCAGCGAAGCGCTATCGCATTAA
- a CDS encoding EVE domain-containing protein has protein sequence MAKNYWLVKQEPESYAWAQFVKDGHAAWTGVRNFQARNNLRAMKKGDAILYYHSVSEKQAVGVAKVLKEAYPDPTATEGDWSAVDLAPVKALVVPVTLDAVKADGVLKDMVLVKNSRLSVQPVTEAQFNRIMVLAKTKP, from the coding sequence ATGGCAAAAAATTATTGGCTGGTGAAACAGGAGCCGGAGTCTTACGCGTGGGCGCAATTCGTCAAGGACGGCCACGCGGCGTGGACGGGCGTGCGGAATTTCCAGGCGCGAAATAATCTGCGCGCGATGAAAAAGGGCGACGCGATTCTTTACTACCATAGCGTCAGTGAGAAGCAGGCCGTGGGCGTGGCGAAAGTGTTGAAAGAAGCTTATCCCGATCCCACTGCCACCGAAGGCGATTGGTCAGCGGTGGACCTCGCGCCAGTGAAAGCGCTCGTGGTTCCCGTGACGCTCGACGCGGTAAAGGCGGATGGCGTGTTGAAAGACATGGTGCTGGTGAAGAATTCACGGTTGTCCGTCCAGCCCGTGACCGAGGCGCAATTCAATCGGATCATGGTTTTGGCGAAAACCAAACCTTAA
- a CDS encoding YggS family pyridoxal phosphate-dependent enzyme, with amino-acid sequence MDLAENLHQLQQRINAACERAGRAPDSVTLQAVSKNQTPAAVRTIADLGITLFGENRVQEAKLKIGQCPGHLRWHMIGHLQSNKCRDAVHFFSMIQSVDSLALAQEINKCADKAAKTMPILLEVNIAGEASKFGYRPAQLLADLAEINALKKLEIHGLMTIAPYATEPERVRPIFRRLREVKEECEQILGAPLSQLSMGMSGDFEIAIEEGATIVRVGTALFGARTKVKSSPDLSGEM; translated from the coding sequence ATGGATTTAGCCGAAAATTTGCATCAACTCCAGCAACGCATCAACGCCGCGTGTGAACGCGCCGGTCGCGCGCCCGATTCCGTCACGCTGCAAGCCGTCAGCAAAAACCAAACGCCCGCTGCTGTGCGCACGATTGCCGATCTCGGCATCACGCTCTTTGGCGAAAATCGCGTGCAGGAAGCGAAGCTCAAGATTGGCCAGTGCCCGGGTCATTTGCGCTGGCACATGATCGGCCATTTGCAATCGAACAAATGCCGCGATGCCGTCCATTTTTTTTCGATGATCCAAAGTGTGGACAGCCTCGCGCTCGCGCAGGAGATCAATAAATGCGCCGACAAGGCGGCCAAGACCATGCCGATTTTGTTAGAGGTTAATATCGCGGGTGAAGCGAGCAAGTTTGGTTATCGTCCGGCGCAGTTGCTTGCCGATCTCGCTGAAATCAACGCGCTCAAAAAATTGGAGATTCACGGGTTGATGACGATTGCGCCGTACGCCACGGAACCCGAGCGCGTGCGCCCGATATTTCGACGGCTTCGTGAAGTGAAGGAGGAGTGCGAGCAGATTCTGGGCGCGCCGTTATCGCAACTGAGCATGGGGATGAGCGGAGATTTTGAAATCGCCATCGAGGAAGGCGCGACGATTGTGCGGGTTGGCACGGCGCTTTTTGGCGCGCGCACAAAAGTTAAATCGAGCCCCGACCTCTCTGGCGAAATGTAA
- a CDS encoding cupin domain-containing protein, with protein sequence MDVKNISEAPPFITKDGSEIRELLAYRNSAVRNQSLAEARIPIGGSTQEHYHPRAEEIYFITAGTGRMRIEDETREVKTGDAIAILPGKKHKLWNTGSEVLKLLCCCSPGYEHSDTIITEA encoded by the coding sequence ATGGATGTAAAAAATATTTCGGAAGCGCCGCCCTTCATCACCAAGGACGGCTCGGAAATCCGCGAGTTGCTCGCCTATCGCAACTCCGCCGTGCGCAATCAAAGTCTCGCCGAGGCGCGCATTCCCATTGGCGGCAGCACGCAGGAACATTATCACCCGCGCGCGGAGGAAATTTATTTCATCACCGCCGGCACGGGCCGCATGCGCATCGAAGATGAAACCCGTGAAGTCAAAACCGGCGACGCCATCGCCATCCTCCCCGGCAAGAAACACAAATTGTGGAACACCGGCAGCGAAGTCCTGAAATTATTATGCTGCTGTTCACCCGGCTACGAGCACAGCGATACCATCATCACCGAAGCCTAA
- a CDS encoding DMT family transporter, producing the protein MLAKKSNGAIIASLLLAVFLWGGNNAGTKYLVQSWPPGWLGSTRLLGAGLILMVMFKCTPWLGTMSPLTPKVKRELWWRGGLSLALYIESLNWAMRFTSASHVALYLGMSPIWALIWDHPPTMSWRSAQRYGAAALAFAGVVVLFWPSLRGGRANLIGEVFGLIAGFLWANYGRQCRKFGARLSGAEVSAHTMWRGGVLLVPVALIEITRTPLEWHASFILVQSYCAFVGGGLTYAIWNNALKHWPTSQVFLFNNLIPLSTMGWAWACLGEPVTRTFWLAMSLVAAGMVLGQTRWEKILGSRWMPAD; encoded by the coding sequence GTGCTAGCGAAAAAATCAAACGGTGCCATCATCGCCTCCCTCTTGCTCGCGGTCTTCCTGTGGGGCGGCAATAATGCGGGCACCAAATATCTGGTGCAAAGCTGGCCGCCGGGCTGGCTGGGGAGCACGCGATTGCTCGGCGCCGGGTTGATCCTGATGGTGATGTTCAAATGCACGCCGTGGCTGGGGACGATGAGTCCGCTGACGCCAAAGGTGAAGCGTGAATTATGGTGGCGCGGCGGGCTGAGCCTGGCGCTTTACATAGAGAGCCTGAATTGGGCGATGCGGTTCACCTCGGCATCTCATGTGGCGCTGTATTTGGGGATGTCGCCGATCTGGGCGCTGATCTGGGACCATCCGCCGACGATGAGCTGGCGCTCGGCGCAGCGCTATGGAGCGGCGGCGCTGGCATTCGCGGGGGTAGTGGTCCTGTTCTGGCCATCGCTGCGCGGGGGAAGAGCGAATTTGATCGGGGAAGTATTTGGGCTGATCGCCGGCTTTTTGTGGGCGAACTACGGACGCCAATGCCGCAAGTTCGGCGCGCGGCTTTCCGGGGCGGAGGTCAGCGCGCATACGATGTGGCGCGGCGGCGTCCTGCTGGTTCCAGTGGCATTGATTGAAATCACGCGAACGCCGCTGGAATGGCATGCGAGCTTTATTTTGGTGCAGAGTTACTGCGCGTTCGTCGGCGGCGGCCTGACCTATGCAATCTGGAACAATGCCTTGAAGCACTGGCCAACGAGCCAGGTTTTTTTGTTTAATAATTTGATTCCGCTTAGCACGATGGGATGGGCGTGGGCGTGCCTGGGCGAACCGGTCACGCGCACTTTCTGGCTGGCGATGAGCCTGGTCGCGGCGGGAATGGTGCTGGGCCAGACGCGCTGGGAAAAAATCCTCGGCTCGCGCTGGATGCCCGCGGATTGA
- a CDS encoding rhodanese-like domain-containing protein, which translates to MDHAPGFLKLVNEARTRVNEITIAEARERLAKNSGAILMDVREDAEWHAGHAAEAVHLGKGILERDLENKFPDPNTEILMYCGGGFRSILTADAAQKMGYRKVFSVMGGYKGLVQAQWPMKKD; encoded by the coding sequence ATGGATCATGCGCCCGGTTTTCTGAAACTCGTCAACGAAGCGCGCACGCGCGTCAATGAAATCACCATTGCCGAGGCGCGCGAACGCCTTGCCAAAAATTCCGGCGCGATATTGATGGATGTGCGTGAAGATGCCGAATGGCATGCCGGCCATGCCGCCGAAGCCGTGCATCTCGGCAAGGGCATTCTCGAACGCGATTTGGAAAATAAATTTCCCGATCCGAACACGGAAATTTTGATGTATTGCGGCGGCGGTTTTCGCTCGATCCTGACGGCGGACGCCGCGCAAAAAATGGGTTACCGAAAAGTTTTCTCGGTGATGGGCGGATATAAGGGGCTGGTGCAGGCGCAGTGGCCGATGAAGAAAGATTAA
- a CDS encoding alpha/beta hydrolase has translation MKKSWWYLVAWRLVRLAVLLYLVLLALVFFAQRKMIYVPAKGSFDEMEKFAAARGFQAWQGKSGYIGWKHIDEPARGRPQLLIIHGNAGCAADRINYADGLRQVQPMDVYILEYPGYGARLGNPSEKSFFAAGSEAIEQLRGNGPVYIMGESLGTGVAAYLAGTYPEMVRGMLLIAPYNNLAAVAASKMPIFPTRWLLLDRFASEDHLKNYHGPIAMLFAGQDVVVPNRFGHKLYDGYQGPKIFWQVPEAGHNDLLDEPDSRWKEIVQFWKTNAPPHTGP, from the coding sequence ATGAAAAAGTCGTGGTGGTATCTGGTGGCTTGGAGGCTGGTCCGCTTGGCCGTTCTGCTCTATCTCGTGCTGTTGGCGCTCGTTTTCTTTGCGCAACGCAAAATGATTTACGTCCCGGCGAAAGGCTCGTTTGATGAAATGGAGAAATTCGCCGCGGCTCGCGGATTTCAAGCGTGGCAGGGTAAGTCCGGCTACATCGGCTGGAAACACATTGATGAGCCAGCTCGCGGTCGCCCGCAATTACTGATTATTCATGGGAACGCCGGTTGTGCTGCCGACCGGATAAATTATGCCGATGGCCTTCGGCAGGTTCAACCGATGGACGTTTACATTTTGGAATATCCCGGGTACGGCGCGCGCCTAGGCAACCCAAGCGAGAAAAGTTTCTTTGCGGCAGGCAGCGAGGCCATCGAACAACTGCGCGGAAACGGACCGGTTTATATCATGGGTGAATCGCTGGGCACTGGCGTCGCTGCCTATCTGGCGGGAACTTATCCCGAAATGGTTCGCGGCATGTTATTGATTGCGCCGTACAATAATTTGGCCGCCGTCGCTGCATCCAAAATGCCAATCTTTCCGACGCGCTGGTTGTTGCTGGACCGTTTCGCTTCCGAGGATCATTTGAAAAATTATCACGGACCGATCGCGATGCTGTTCGCCGGGCAGGACGTGGTCGTGCCCAATCGTTTTGGGCACAAACTCTACGACGGCTACCAAGGACCGAAAATATTCTGGCAAGTTCCAGAAGCGGGCCACAACGATTTGCTTGATGAGCCCGATTCGCGCTGGAAGGAAATCGTCCAATTCTGGAAAACCAATGCGCCGCCGCACACGGGCCCGTGA